GAGACCAAGGCGACCGCGATCCGCGTGGGCAACCCGGCGTCGTGGCACCTCGCCGAGCAGGCGGCCAAGGAGTCCGACGGTGGCTTCGCCGCGCTCTCCGACGCGCAGATCCTCGCCGCGCAGCTCGAGCTGGCCCGTCATGACGGCGTCTTCGTCGAGCCGGCCTCGGCGGCCGGCGTCGCGGGGCTGCTGGCCGTGCTCGACTCCGGCCGGAGCCTCGCCGGGACGACCACCGTCATCACCGTCACCGGCCACGGGCTCAAGGACACCGCCACGGCGCTGGAGTCGTGCGGCGAGATCGTCGACACGGTCGTCGACGCGGACGTGGCCACCGCTGCTGCCGCGGCGGGACTGGCCTGAGGTGCCGACCTTCGTCGACGGCCCGGTGCGGGTGAGCGTCCCGGCCACCTCGGCGAACCTCGGCCCCGGCTACGACACGCTCGGCCTCGCCCTCTCCCTGCGCGACGAGCTCGAGGCGGAGGTGCTGCCGGACGGCCTCGTCGTCGACGTGGCGGGCGCGGGTGCCGACGCCGTGCCGCGCGACGAGTCGCACCTCGTGGTGCGGTCGATGCGTGCGGCCTTCGCGCTGATGGGGGAGCAGCCGCCCGGTCTGCGCCTGTCCTGCCGCAACGTGATCCCGCACGCGCGGGGGCTCGGCTCCTCGTCGGCGGCGATCGTCGCGGGGGTCGTGCTCGCCCGCGCGCTCGTGGCCGGTGGCCAGCTGCTCGCCTCCGACGACGCGCTGTTCGAGCTCGCCGCCGACCTCGAGGGCCACCCCGACAACGTCGCGCCGGCCTTCTACGGCGGCTTCGTCATCTCCGGTCGCGAGGACGGTCGCTGGTACGCCGTGCGCGCCGGCGTCGACCCGCGCGTCACGGCCGTCGTCTACGTCCCACCCACCGGTGTCGAGACCGTGGTCGCGCGCGGGCTGCTGCCCGGCTCTGTGCCCCACGCCGACGCTGCGGCCAACTCCGGTCGCGCCGCCCTCCTGGTCGCGGCCCTCACCGGGCAGCCCGAGCACCTGCTCGCGGCCACCCGCGACTGGCTGCACCAGGACCAGCGCGAGCCCGCGATGCCCGAGACGCTCGCCCTCGTACGCCGCCTGCGCAGCCACGGCGTACCCGCCGTCGTCTCCGGCGCCGGGCCCACCGTCCTGGCGTTCGGGACCACCGACACGGCCCCCCTGACCCAGCGGTGCCCGGACGGCTGGGCGTGCCACGACCTGGCGATCGAGCCCAGCGGCGCCGTCCTGCTAACCTGACCGCGCGCCGTTCGGCGCACCTGCCCGTCCCGGTCTCTGACTGCGTGCACGGGCGACCACCATCCGCCTCGCGGGCCGCTCGTCCGGTCACGCAGGCGACGCAACGTGCGAAGGATCCACGTGACCGAGACTGCCTCTGCCGCCCCCGAGACCGCTGAGGCGGGCAAGCCCGCCAAGAAGGCGGCCTCGAAGTCGGCCCCCCGGTCGGGCTCGAGGTCGGCCGGCCTCGGCTCGATGCTGCTCGCCGACCTGAAGTCGATGGCCGCCGGCCTCGGCATCCCCGGTGCCGGCTCGATGAAGAAGGCGCAGCTCGTCGACGCGATCAGGTCAGCCCAGGGCGGCGGCACCCAGCCGAAGGCCGAGCAGGCCCCCGCCGGGCAGCCGCGAGGTGAGCAGGCCACTGCCGAGCAGCCGAGCAGCGCGTCGGCGCCCGCCGCGGAGGACCCCGCTCCCCAGACGACGGTCCGCACCCGGACCCGCAAGCAGCGCCAGGCCGAGCAGGCCGAGCAGCGTGCCGACCGGCCCGCCGACCAGCCGACCGACCAGCCCACAGACCAGGACGCCGAGCAGTCCGACCAGTCCGCTCCCCGCCAGCGGGACCGGCAGCAGGACAAGCAGCAGGACAAGCAGCAGGACAAGCAGCCGGACCGGCAGCAGGAGAAGGCCCGGCAGGACAAGACGGACCGCCAGGACCGTCAGGACCGCCAGTCGCGCCAGGACCGCCAGGACCGCCAGGACCGCCAGGAGCAGGGCGGCAACGAGCAGCAGGTCCAGCAGCAGGGCCAGCGACAGGGCAAGCAGAGCCAGCAGCAGGCCCAGCAGCAGCACGCCCAGCAGCAGCAGGCCCAGCAGGCCCAGCAGCAGCAGAGCCAGCAGCTCGACGACGACGACGACGGCGAGGGCGGCAGCCGCCGCAACCGCCGCCGCCGCGGTCGCGACCGTACGCCCGCCCGCGCGGGTGGGCGCAACGAGCCGGACACCACGATCCTCGAGGACGACGTGCTGGTGCCGGCGGCCGGCATCCTCGACGTGCTCGACAACTGCGCCTTCGTGCGCACCTCGGGCTACCTGCCCGGCCCGGAGGACGTCTACCTGTCGCTGTCGATGGTGCGGAAGTACCACCTGCGCCGCGGCGACGCCGTCGTCGGCCAGGTGCGCCAGCCCCGCGAGGGCGAGCGCCGCGAGAAGTTCAACCCGATGGTGCGCATCGACAGCGTCAACGGCACCGAGGCCGACGGGGCCAAGGAGCGCGCCGAGTTCTCCGACGCGGTCCCGGTCCACCCGCACCAGCGCCTGCGACTCGCGACCGACGACGCCAACCCCACCGGGCGGGTCATCGACATCGCCGCTCCCGTGGGCAAGGGCCAGCGCGGGCTGATCCTCGCCCCGCCGCGCACGGGTGCCACCTCGCTGCTGCAGTCGATCGCCCAGTCGGTGACGACGAACAACCCCGAGTGCCACGTGATGGTGGTGCTGGTCGACACGCGCCCCGAGGAGGTCACCGACTTCCAGCGCGCCGTGAAGGGCGAGGTCATCGCCTCGACGTTCGACCGCCAGCCGGCCGACCACACCCTGGTCGCCGAGCTCGCCATCGAGCGCGCCAAGCGCCTCGTCGAGCTGGGCCACGACGTCGTCGTGCTGCTCGACTCGCTCACCCGGCTGGGCCGGGCCTACAACCTCGCCGCGCCAGCCAACGGCCGCATCCTCGGTGGCGTCGTGGACGCCTCGGCGGTGCACCCGACCAAGGAGTTCTTCGGCGCCGCCCGCAAGATCGAGGACGGCGGCTCGCTGACCATCCTTGCCGCGGTCTCCGTGGGCACCGGGTCGGCCATCGACGAGTTCTTCCTCGAGGAGCTCACCGGCACCGCCAACCTCGAGCTGGTGCTCAGCGCCGAGCGGGCGGCGCGGGGGATCCTGCCGGCCGTGGACGTCACGGCCTCGGGCACCCGGCACGAGGAGAAGCTGCTCGCCCCCGCGGAGGGCGCGGTCGTCGGTGACCTGCGCAAGCAGCTGGCCGCCGCCGACTCGGCTCCCGCCGTCGCGAAGGTCTTCGGCTCCCGCTGAGGCCTCCGCCCAGGCGCCCGCCGGGCCCGCCGCCGACCTCGCCGGCCCGGCGGGAATCCCCGGATTGGCGCCGTTGTTCAGACCGGTGGCACACTTGTGCGCCGGTTCCGGTTCACGTCACGCGATCCACGCAGGCGACCCGGAGCAATCGAGAGGACACCATGAAGAAGGACACCCACCCCGACTACGTCGAGACCGCCGTCACCT
This genomic stretch from Nocardioides renjunii harbors:
- the thrB gene encoding homoserine kinase: MPTFVDGPVRVSVPATSANLGPGYDTLGLALSLRDELEAEVLPDGLVVDVAGAGADAVPRDESHLVVRSMRAAFALMGEQPPGLRLSCRNVIPHARGLGSSSAAIVAGVVLARALVAGGQLLASDDALFELAADLEGHPDNVAPAFYGGFVISGREDGRWYAVRAGVDPRVTAVVYVPPTGVETVVARGLLPGSVPHADAAANSGRAALLVAALTGQPEHLLAATRDWLHQDQREPAMPETLALVRRLRSHGVPAVVSGAGPTVLAFGTTDTAPLTQRCPDGWACHDLAIEPSGAVLLT
- the rho gene encoding transcription termination factor Rho, whose protein sequence is MTETASAAPETAEAGKPAKKAASKSAPRSGSRSAGLGSMLLADLKSMAAGLGIPGAGSMKKAQLVDAIRSAQGGGTQPKAEQAPAGQPRGEQATAEQPSSASAPAAEDPAPQTTVRTRTRKQRQAEQAEQRADRPADQPTDQPTDQDAEQSDQSAPRQRDRQQDKQQDKQQDKQPDRQQEKARQDKTDRQDRQDRQSRQDRQDRQDRQEQGGNEQQVQQQGQRQGKQSQQQAQQQHAQQQQAQQAQQQQSQQLDDDDDGEGGSRRNRRRRGRDRTPARAGGRNEPDTTILEDDVLVPAAGILDVLDNCAFVRTSGYLPGPEDVYLSLSMVRKYHLRRGDAVVGQVRQPREGERREKFNPMVRIDSVNGTEADGAKERAEFSDAVPVHPHQRLRLATDDANPTGRVIDIAAPVGKGQRGLILAPPRTGATSLLQSIAQSVTTNNPECHVMVVLVDTRPEEVTDFQRAVKGEVIASTFDRQPADHTLVAELAIERAKRLVELGHDVVVLLDSLTRLGRAYNLAAPANGRILGGVVDASAVHPTKEFFGAARKIEDGGSLTILAAVSVGTGSAIDEFFLEELTGTANLELVLSAERAARGILPAVDVTASGTRHEEKLLAPAEGAVVGDLRKQLAAADSAPAVAKVFGSR